A window of the Henckelia pumila isolate YLH828 chromosome 3, ASM3356847v2, whole genome shotgun sequence genome harbors these coding sequences:
- the LOC140887692 gene encoding F-box protein SKIP23-like, which translates to MADWSKLPYDIIHMVAKYLEAIEDFVAFSAVCHSWRSVYLARQWFPGRQVPWLMLSDIENSERIFVSLSRNKVHSFELPEAHCKQCFGSSSIWLLTIGNDFKMHLLNAFTRVRLDLPTKSSLQVHFDNIQPWYHCIDKVLVVNKPFTSFENEDDLLVVIIYGPLNQLAFSRPGFSSWITVNATSPGGGFRDIAYVNNQFFALRDLGHLVIVDIDGPHPPKIIWVAMSPWWSLSPPFLVESCGDLLLVYQCKIHNDRKSSMKSVSFVIYSFDFSKRQWIRIHNLKNRVIFVGDNCCTSICTSELVYCKHDSIYFVADRDKRWRTDSAHCVDLFVYNMDNGIVEPLSFDIPKHYSCSLWVMPTLF; encoded by the coding sequence ATGGCTGATTGGTCTAAACTTCCTTATGATATCATTCACATGGTTGCTAAATACCTAGAGGCTATTGAGGACTTCGTTGCATTTTCTGCTGTTTGTCATTCCTGGAGATCAGTGTATTTGGCGAGACAATGGTTTCCTGGTCGTCAAGTTCCCTGGTTAATGCTCTCCGACATTGAGAATAGtgagagaatttttgtgagcttatCTAGAAATAAAGTTCATAGCTTTGAGCTACCTGAGGCTCATTGTAAGCAGTGCTTTGGATCTTCTTCAATTTGGCTTCTCACCATAGGAAATGACTTTAAAATGCATCTTTTGAATGCGTTTACTCGTGTTCGTTTGGACCTCCCAACGAAGTCCTCACTTCAGGTTCACTTCGATAACATTCAACCCTGGTATCATTGCATAGACAAGGTTCTTGTTGTGAACAAGCCATTTACTTCATTTGAAAATGAAGACGACTTGTTGGTTGTGATAATTTATGGCCCTCTGAATCAGTTGGCATTCTCTAGACCTGGTTTCAGTTCTTGGATAACTGTTAATGCTACCTCTCCTGGTGGTGGGTTTAGGGATATTGCGTACGTGAACAATCAGTTCTTCGCTCTCCGTGACTTGGGACATTTAGTGATTGTTGACATTGATGGTCCACATCCTCCCAAGATAATTTGGGTTGCGATGTCACCTTGGTGGAGTCTGAGTCCTCCATTTTTGGTCGAATCATGTGGAGATCTGTTGTTGGTTTACCAATGCAAGATTCACAATGATCGGAAGTCTTCGATGAAGTCAGTAAGTTTTGTTATCTACTCTTTTGATTTTAGTAAGAGGCAGTGGATTCGGATACACAACTTGAAGAATCGTGTGATATTCGTTGGTGATAATTGCTGTACGTCTATTTGTACATCTGAGCTTGTTTACTGCAAACACGACAGTATTTACTTTGTAGCAGATCGAGACAAACGATGGAGAACAGATAGTGCGCATTGTGTGGATCTTTTTGTGTATAACATGGACAACGGAATTGTGGAACCCCTTTCCTTCGATATCCCGAAGCATTATTCTTGTTCGCTTTGGGTCATGCCTACCCTGTTCTAG
- the LOC140890474 gene encoding pentatricopeptide repeat-containing protein At1g80270, mitochondrial-like produces MWTLRRASIYLKNRGLRYGVSQICCVTSEISTRHLENCYAGFTEPREKLLDGFLSTARFYNTSTSKSFTEIRTFSSQAGPNSSREDDDDLEDGFSDLETPHGLVQETVSGNENGDGSISESELSEEVDADDMQKELEVLGDETGVGERKSTKRRATSAMTRVILAASSSISYILDKWIEEGNKVTQADVSICMLELRKRRLFVRALQLSEWLETSKHIDFIESNYASRVDLIAKVRGFQKAEAYIEQIPDSYRGELVYRTLLANSVFLLNTKKTEDLFNKMKSLGLPVTSFSCNQLLLLYKKTNKKKIADVLLLMEKENIKPSHFTYQILIDVKGQSRDISGMEQIVQTMNAEGVKPSTQLLASIARYYVTAGLKDKAETVLKEIEGDAIKKNPWVCRWLLPIYASLGREDEVGRIWKVCESNPNIEECIAAIEAWGQLKKIDNAEAAFDKMLEKSKRPNSKHFSALLRVYANHKMLTKGKELVKRMGETGCTVGPLTWDALVKLYAGAGEVEKADSILEKVVSQKKGRPLFTSYFAIMDGYAKKGDVHNAEKLFLKIKQAGYVPGLSQYYSLLQAYTKAKVPAYGFRERMKADNVFPNKALIMQLDRVSTVQKSTLSALLE; encoded by the exons ATGTGGACACTCCGCAGAGCTTCTATTTATCTCAA AAATCGGGGATTACGTTATGGAGTTTCTCAGATTTGCTGTGTGACATCAGAAATCTCAACCCGACATTTGGAAAATTGTTATGCTGGTTTTACGGAACCTCGAGAAAAGTTATTAGATGGATTTCTGTCTACTGCAAGATTCTACAACACTTCTACTTCTAAGTCGTTTACAGAAATTCGGACATTTTCTTCTCAAGCTGGTCCAAACAGTAGTAGAGAGGATGATGATGACTTGGAAGATGGTTTTTCTGATCTCGAAACTCCTCATGGTCTGGTTCAAGAAACTGTATCTGGAAATGAGAACGGTGATGGGTCAATCTCTGAGTCGGAGCTGTCGGAAGAGGTAGATGCAGATGACATGCAAAAGGAGTTGGAGGTTTTAGGTGATGAGACTGGTGTTGGAGAAAGAAAATCTACCAAAAGGAGAGCTACTTCAGCAATGACTAGAGTTATCCTAGCTGCTTCCTCATCGATAAGTTATATTTTGGATAAATGGATTGAAGAAGGAAATAAAGTGACCCAAGCAGATGTCTCGATATGCATGCTTGAACTTCGGAAACGGCGACTGTTCGTCAGGGCCCTGCAG CTGTCAGAATGGTTGGAGACGTCTAAGCATATTGATTTTATTGAGAGCAATTATGCTTCTCGTGTTGATCTAATTGCCAAAGTACGCGGTTTTCAAAAGGCAGAGGCATACATTGAGCAGATTCCAGACTCTTATCGAGGTGAATTGGTCTATCGTACTCTGCTGGCGAACTCTGTTTTTCTGCTGAATACAAAGAAAACTGAggatttattcaataaaatgaAGAGTTTAGGATTACCTGTTACAAGCTTTTCTTGCAATCAATTGCTTCTTCTATACAAGAAAACTAATAAGAAGAAAATCGCCGATGTTCTACTGTTGATGGAGAAAGAAAACATCAAGCCATCCCATTTTACTTACCAGATTTTGATTGATGTGAAAGGGCAGTCTAGGGATATTTCTGGAATGGAACAAATTGTTCAGACGATGAATGCTGAAGGCGTGAAACCTAGTACTCAACTTTTGGCATCCATTGCACGATACTATGTCACTGCAGGGTTAAAAGATAAGGCTGAGACGGTATTAAAAGAAATTGAAGGAGATGCTATAAAGAAAAATCCATGGGTTTGTCGATGGTTGCTCCCGATTTACGCTTCCCTCGGAAGGGAGGACGAAGTTGGGAGAATCTGGAAAGTTTGTGAATCCAATCCGAATATTGAAGAGTGTATAGCAgccattgaagcttggggacAGCTCAAGAAAATTGATAATGCTGAAGCAGCTTTTGATAAAATGTTGGAAAAATCCAAGAGACCCAACTCAAAGCATTTTTCTGCTCTCCTAAGGGTGTATGCAAATCATAAGATGCTGACGAAGGGGAAGGAACTAGTGAAGCGAATGGGAGAAACTGGTTGCACAGTTGGGCCGCTCACTTGGGACGCTCTCGTGAAGCTTTATGCTGGAGCTGGAGAAGTTGAGAAAGCAGACTCTATACTTGAAAAGGTTGTTAGCCAGAAAAAGGGAAGGCCCCTCTTTACTTCCTATTTCGCGATCATGGATGGGTATGCAAAGAAAGGGGACGTACACAATGCCGAGAAGCTCTTCCTAAAGATTAAACAGGCTGGGTATGTTCCGGGGCTCTCTCAATATTATTCACTTCTTCAGGCTTACACAAAAGCCAAGGTTCCAGCTTATGGATTCCGCGAGAGGATGAAAGCCGATAATGTTTTCCCAAACAAAGCATTGATCATGCAATTGGACCGAGTTAGCACAGTTCAAAAGTCGACGCTATCCGCGTTGCTTGAGTAA